CAATCTACATAAGCATCAACAAAAAGCCCAAATATGTGCTAGATGCGGACATAAGTAAATGCTTTGATAAAATAAACCACCAGAAACTACTGACAAAACTTCAAACTTACCCCAAGCTAAGACAACAAATCAAAGCATGGCTAAAGAGTGGAGTCATGGATGGAAAAAACCTATTCCCTACCAATGAAGGCACACCACAGGGAGGTGTAATCTCCCCTTTACTAGCTAACATAGCCTTACACGGCATGGAAGAAAGAGTTAAGCAATATGCAAAAACTCTGAAAGGCAATAAATCCAAAAATGAACAAGCCTTAACCCTAATCAGATATGCAGATGATTTTGTTATCCTGCACGAAGATTTAAAGGTAATAAAGGAATGTCAAGAAATCATTAAACAATGGTTAGCAGAAATGGGGCTAGAACTGAAGCCTAGTAAAACAAGAATATCCCATACTCTTGAAACTTATGATGATTACGTTGGATTTGATTTTCTCGGATTCAACATCAGGCAATACCAAGTCGGAAAACATCACGGGGCAAAAAGTAGTAAAGGAGTCAAACTAGGTTTTAAAACCCTAATCAAGCCTAGTGCTGAAAAAGTCAAGTCCCATCTAAAGAAATTGGGAGAAGTAGTAAATAGTCAGAAGTCATCCCCACAGGATGCCTTAATCAAACGACTCAATCCAATCATTAGAGGATGGAGCAATTACTATTCATCAGTAGTAAGCTCAAAAACATTCACAGATTGTGATTACTACTTCTTTGAAAAACTCAAGAGATGGGCATACAGACGACACCCAATGAAAAACAAAACTTGGATAATGCGTAAATATTGGCATACTGAGGGAAAAGATAATTGGGTATTCAGCACAAGAGGAGGTAAAAACCCCTTCAAACTGGCAAGACACCTAGATACAAAAATCGTAAGATACGTCAAGGTGAAAGGGGATAAAAGTCCCTATGATGGGGATTTAATATACTGGAGTAGTCGAATGGGTAAACACCCAGAAATGCCACCAGAAAAAGCTATTCTACTCAAAAGACAGCAAGGACGTTGTGCATATTGTGGACTATATTTCCAAGATGGAGACATACTCGAAACCGACCACATTATCCCTAAATCAAAAGGGGGTAAAAACAATCGAGATAATAAACAGTTACTCCATCGACATTGCCACGATTCTAAAACTGCATTAGATAAAACTGGTACTCATGACAAAGAGCCATTGGAGAGAGGAGCGGTGTGAGGTGAAAGTCTCACGCACCGTTTTGAAGCCGAGCCAGAATGGTGACATATCTGGCTTAGGGCAACCGACCAGTGAGCAATCCGTTTTGCTTGCCAAGTCGTTTGGCTGTGCTAGATGGTTTTACAATTACGCTCTAAACTTGACATCCGAAACTTACAAGCAAACTGGAAAAGGATTAAGCAGAGACGAAATAATTAAGCTGCTGCCTTCCCTAAAAAAAAGTATGAGTGGTTAAGCGAAGTACCATCGCAGGTATTACAACAAGCCGCTTTAAATCTTTCTAGTGCTTTCCTTAACTTTTTTGAAGGTAGAGCTAAATATCCTAACTTCAAGAAAAAACAGAATAGGCAGTCGATTAGATTTCCTCAGCACTGTAAGTTAAAAAATGATGTTCTGGTATTAAGTAGTCGTGCAAAATAAATTTCCTAGTGAAGATAGGCAAGAGGCAATAGGCAAGAGGCAAAAGCTTTATCGAAA
This portion of the Microcystis aeruginosa NIES-2549 genome encodes:
- the ltrA gene encoding group II intron reverse transcriptase/maturase → MVLSSNEKVMNTATKPMYEWKDINWRKAERCVFKLSKRIFKASQRGDVKLVHKLQRLLLKSWYAKLIAVRRVSQDNQGKKTAGVDGIKSLTPKQRMALVNNLKPGNKSKPTRRVWIPKPNTDEKRPLGIPTMYERALQALVKLALEPEWEAKFEPNSYGFRPARSAHDAIGAIYISINKKPKYVLDADISKCFDKINHQKLLTKLQTYPKLRQQIKAWLKSGVMDGKNLFPTNEGTPQGGVISPLLANIALHGMEERVKQYAKTLKGNKSKNEQALTLIRYADDFVILHEDLKVIKECQEIIKQWLAEMGLELKPSKTRISHTLETYDDYVGFDFLGFNIRQYQVGKHHGAKSSKGVKLGFKTLIKPSAEKVKSHLKKLGEVVNSQKSSPQDALIKRLNPIIRGWSNYYSSVVSSKTFTDCDYYFFEKLKRWAYRRHPMKNKTWIMRKYWHTEGKDNWVFSTRGGKNPFKLARHLDTKIVRYVKVKGDKSPYDGDLIYWSSRMGKHPEMPPEKAILLKRQQGRCAYCGLYFQDGDILETDHIIPKSKGGKNNRDNKQLLHRHCHDSKTALDKTGTHDKEPLERGAV